AAAACTACCGAAATATCTGAAAATCAGTTCTCTACTACTACTAAACTATTTGGTAATTTAAGAGTTCAAAATAATGCCTATTTCTCCGGTGATGGTAATCCCCAAGCTAATATGCAATACAACCTATTCCTGGGGTTACTTACTAGTTTCACAGGTAAGGATTTGTTACTCACTGCACTTGGTGCTACCAGCAGTGAATTTCCTAATTTAACTACAAACAATAATGGTAGAGATGTGGGTTCTACCAGAGAAGGTGCCAGTGATACCACTGGTTCAGGTGATACTGGAGGAAATGTCAGAATTATAGGTTTGGAATATCAATTCCCTGTCGGAGAGAATTTAGTTATAGATGTAGTAGCTGCTAATCGTTATCGTTTTAGTCCCGTTTTACTATCTAAATTTGCTCCTTATTATCGGATTGGCGGTGGTCCAACCAGTGCCTTTGCTGAAGCACCTCCTATTTATCTCGTTGGTGCTGGATCTGGTGTTTCTGCCAGTTATAAGGTTGTAGACTCGACAGTGCTAACTTTGACTTATTTATCAACTTTTGCCAATGATGCCAATGCCGGGGGTTTATTTAACGGAGATTATGTAGCGTCTGGACAGATTAACTATAATCCCAATCCTGGGCTGTTTTTACAATTGTTATACCAGAACGGCTACTTTGCTCCTGGTAATTTTGGTTTTAATAATGGTCAAACTTTTAGAGGTAACGGTTTTGTAGGTAGTGCTTTAGCAAATCGCTTTGATGATACTGGTGTATTATTCCGTGATGCTTCTGCTGTTAGTAGTAATGCTTATCAGGCTGGTGGCTATGTTGCTATTAGTCCCAAGGTACTAATTGGCGGTTGGGCTAACTTAATCAAAGCTAGGCTAATTGGTAAAGGGGATGCTGATATCTGGACTTACTCAATTCAAACGGCTTTTCCTGATTTGTTTAAGCGAGGGAATCAGGGGGGGTTAATTGTGGGAATGGAACCTACTCTCACAGATGTGAGAAGTCAATTACCTTACGCACAATTCAAAAAAGATAAATCATTGCACATAGAAGCATATTACAAGCATCAGATTACAGACAATATCTCAATTACTCCTTCTGTCACCTGGATTACAGCCCCTAATCAAGATGCTGACAACAAAGATATTGTTATGGGTGGGCTGAGAACAACATTCAACTTTTAGACGGCTTAATCATTTAATTCTGTGAGTAGGGGTTTAGCAGTGCTAAACCCTTAAAAATCTAGTAATTTCGTAAAAGTCCATGTCCCAAATGTGTTTAGTATAATTAAGCAATATCAACCAAATTATCGGTAAAAAGTGTGAGAAATAATCCCAGCCTTTTTACCAACAAGTAAGAATTGTTAACCTAATCTTAATTTAGTTACAAGTTAAATCCCACATTCCGCACCCTTGACTGTCACAAACGGTGATTACGGAGGTAAATTGATAAAAAAGGAGTAAAAAAATACATTTGTTCCTTTTCTGATAAAACATTGGTGGCAATTATAAACTACAACATAATATTCCGAGTTTATGCTGTATACTCAAAAAAGGTTAGTTAACCATTAATTGAGAATAGAATTCAAAATCCAGTGGATACCTTGATAGAGGGTTCTTTTTAGGAACTACGGTCAGAAACGGTAAGTTCTACCGAGATTGTCTGTGGAGCGGGCAAACAAGATTAGAAGTCATTCTAAGACCGCGATGAAGCAGGAAATAAACACTAAGATTATCGCTGTCCAGATGTGTCTAGACTTTGGTAATTTTGGGTAAGTTTTATAGAACGGCTAACAAATCTTGGTTTCTGATTACGGAACTAGAATTGTAAATCTCAATTGTTACATAGTTGATAGATGCCAAGATAATTAGGAAAAGTCAAGCTATGAAGTATGAAAATGCCGTTTTAGATGATTTAGAACTTCAAGAGGCTTTAAAACAGATAAATCCGAAATTTGGTGATTTTGTTACGCGAGTAGCAGGTGAAGCTTGGGGACTGCCATTAATTGACCAAAAAACCAAAGCCTTGATTACCATTGCTGTTGATGTCGTCAACCAAGGACAAGCAGGACCTGGAAGCCCCTTTGGTGCTCATGTCGGTATGGCTCTCAAACAGGGAGCAACTCCTGAAGAAATCGAAGAACTGTTATTGTTTCTTTGCGCTTATGCAGGATTTAATAAAGTTGCAGGCTGCTTTGGGGCTTTGAATGAAATTATGAGAAAATAATTTTCGGTGTAATTCTGGAATCGGCTAACCTTGATTTGTAGTTAAAGAAAGTGTAATTATTGAAGTGCAGAAACACGGATATTTGGGAAAAATAAAATCCTATTTTTTCACAAAGAAAAGTTCAGTTGTATGCCACTGTAAGAGTTAATATAGAAATGATAATTATTAACCTTAAAAAAACAGACATAACAACTCACTTTTAGTTTGAGACAATTGCATTAAACGACTTCAACCTTGTCGCTGAATAAACTTTTTCAAATATTCTGCCTCTGTCTAGTGGTAGAAAATAAGTCCGAGTGTAAATATAGGCGATCGCTTGATTTGTAAAACTTAATTATTATCAGCTTTTAGCCTTTATTTTCATCAAAGTAACATCAACAGTAATTGAAATTTAAGTATTGGTGGAAAAAGGACAGCAATAATGCTTTCAGCAATTAATAACGCAATCAAAACTGATTATTCAGCACGGGATCAAAAAGGAAAAGTAGCCTTTTATGTACTCCTGTGGAAAAGACAAGGAATCTCCCTAGAGCTTTTTGATGACTATTGGAGAGACGTACACGGACCAGTTTGTGCGAGATTACCAGGACAGCATCAATACTGGCAATTTC
The window above is part of the Dolichospermum sp. DET69 genome. Proteins encoded here:
- a CDS encoding carbohydrate porin; the encoded protein is MLALIKLLASPMVVVGAIATSTLISSIAAAQVVLTDNSSPSESTTLSNSIDPLLDSSSTVSPVLDQNGSKATTLSNSVDHLLDSSSTVNPILDQVDSSADQDMAQINSVAQFSDVQPTDWAFGALQSLVERYGCIAGYPNGTFRGNRAISRYEFAAGLNACLDRIKELIATGTKDIVVKADLVSLQRLEQDFSSELATLRGRVDTLEAKTTEISENQFSTTTKLFGNLRVQNNAYFSGDGNPQANMQYNLFLGLLTSFTGKDLLLTALGATSSEFPNLTTNNNGRDVGSTREGASDTTGSGDTGGNVRIIGLEYQFPVGENLVIDVVAANRYRFSPVLLSKFAPYYRIGGGPTSAFAEAPPIYLVGAGSGVSASYKVVDSTVLTLTYLSTFANDANAGGLFNGDYVASGQINYNPNPGLFLQLLYQNGYFAPGNFGFNNGQTFRGNGFVGSALANRFDDTGVLFRDASAVSSNAYQAGGYVAISPKVLIGGWANLIKARLIGKGDADIWTYSIQTAFPDLFKRGNQGGLIVGMEPTLTDVRSQLPYAQFKKDKSLHIEAYYKHQITDNISITPSVTWITAPNQDADNKDIVMGGLRTTFNF
- a CDS encoding carboxymuconolactone decarboxylase family protein, coding for MKYENAVLDDLELQEALKQINPKFGDFVTRVAGEAWGLPLIDQKTKALITIAVDVVNQGQAGPGSPFGAHVGMALKQGATPEEIEELLLFLCAYAGFNKVAGCFGALNEIMRK